TGAGTTTTGTTTCAAAACCTTGTGTCAATATGTATAATCTATCCTCTCGAATTCATTTTGAGTCTAACGTGGTTTGGTTTGTTTGCATATCTGTAGGTGGAAATTACTGGATTTTGCTGAACTGAAACGGAGTTCAGTTTCATTCTTTGAGGATGAGCAACATGAGACTGCTATTTCTCGATGGTCAAGAGCAAGAACTAGAGCTGCAAAGGTTGGAAAAGGTCTATCCAAGGATGACAAGGCTCAAAAGCTTGCCTTGCAGCATTGGCTTGAAGCGGTAAGCATCAATTCTCTCTATAATCTTCAAACAGAACAAGATATGCAAGTATATGTTAATAGCTTGTGTTTTTCGTGATCATTACTAAATTTCGTTTGTGTTTTATTGATACAAACAGATTGATCCACGACACCGGTATGGCCACAACCTACATTTCTACTATGTAACATGGCTCCGATGTGATAGTAGACAACCTTTCTTCTACTGGTAGGTTAcagaaaagaaaatcattttttAAACAATGACATTATTGATAAAAATTTCAGATTTACTAAGAATTTATATGAAATTTGAAATTGCAGGTTAGATATAGGAGATGGAAGGGAGATCAATCTTGTGGATAAATGCCCTCGGTCAAGGCTTCAACAACAGTGCATCAAATATCTTGGTCCGGTGAGTCTCATCTTCTTACTTTCCCGATCAATATTTTCATTTCTCTGAAAACTCAAACTTGTATCCCAACTTTAAAGAAAATCACGATTCGCAGATTGAAAGGAAGAATTATGAAGTTATAGTGGGCGATGGCAAATTCATGTACAAGCAGAGTGGAGAGCTGCTTAACACATCTGAAGCATCAGATGATGCTAAGTGGATCTTCGTTCTAAGTACATCAAAGAATTTGTATGTTGGGCAGAAAAAGAAAGGCACATTCCAACATTCAAGTTTTTTGGCAGGTGGAGCGACATCTGCAGCTGGACGATTAGTCGTTGAAAATGGTATACTGAAGGTATTACAAAAAAATCACGTTTTCGTCCAAATTTGATAAAGATATAATGTTTGTGGATATTGATTTAACAAATAATTCCATTTTATCTTGAACAGGCGGTTTGGCCTCACAGTGGACATTACAGACCTACTGAGCAAAACTTTCAGGAATTTGTGTCATTTCTCACGGAACACAATGTTGATCTCACCGATGTTAAGGTAACCCGTTAATTATACTCTTCATTTTTTTCCACATTCCTACAAATGGCAAGGCCAAAAACCAAATTGAAGTctgtgaactgatttgagcttttgTAACTTTTCAGAGAATTTCAACTGACGAGGATGAGAGCATCAAAACAAGCCAACACGGTAATATCAGCCTCAGAAGCAATTCATCGGAAGAAGACTTGAcgaaaacagaagaagaaactAATTCAGATGAATCGAATGAAGAAGAGAAAACTGAGTCGGATAAACAAGAAACGGATACTGAACCACATAAACCCAAGTCAAAACGGTCTCAACGTTTCAGCGAAAAGCTGACTACACTTGAAATACCAAACAGAGTCAATTTGTTTGTGGCTTCAGAAATTAGTCTATCACGGAGAAGTTGTAATCGTTTCTCCATGGGATCTCCATTGGTGGGTTACGAGACTGCCGATGAATCGCTAGAGGATGACGACGAAGATTACGCAGTTCCTACAAGGAAACTGATCGAATCagatgaagaaggtgaagaaccacaagaacaagaacaagaacaaaaGGAAGTCATTCCCAAGAAGTCCATTCTTCGTAGGATCAATTCGAAGAAAGAGTTGCATTCATATCAACTAGGGAAGCAATTGTCTTTCAAATGGACGACAGGTGCCGGTCCTCGTATAGGTTGTGTGAGGGATTACCCATCAGGACTCCAATTTCGTGCATTAGAGCACGTAAATCTATCTCCACGGCCTGGTGGTAAGAGTAGTCTCAGTAGTCCGAAACCATCAACTCCGACCATTTTTTGGAGAGATGCCATGACGACACCCACAACAACAACACCGCCAGTGACACccacaatatcaaattttagatGAAACAGAAACCAAATAATTGATTCATTATTcattcatccatccatccattcTTTTGTGAGTAAAAGAAATATAGGAATTCTTTTGcattcttaattattttttttcattttttttactaCAATTCTTTTTGTAGATCTTACGGTGAATTATGACGCCAAATGTGTAGAAATTTTGTTGGGTTCCAAATGCCCTTTAAATAGTGGAAATTAATTCTTTCTCATTCTTTATATCCTTGTTATACTTCAATGTACCCATGAGCTAAAGCAATATTACACTCCAAGATGAGTAACCAGTACCACAATAGATGCCGGAAGCGTAAGCTGCACGTGTATGTGAGTTTCAGAAACACGACCGCATGCGGCATGCTTCTGTATCCCTCTATGTCATACAGTGAATTATTGAAGTTCAATACTATAAAAATAAATGAAAGTACAGAACAGTTGTAACTTGAACAAGATTTAGATTACTTGAATTTGGAAGAGATGTGACATAGGAACACCAAATGTTTGGTTGTGGAAGATTTCATTCAAGATTACTTGAACAAAGAAGAGATATGATAGCAACATCAGAGATATGTGTAATCAAGCTACAACTTCTAAAGGCAACCTTCAACCAAGAATAGACATAAGCATTTAATGTCACTCCATTTCATATGTTTTATACTGCAACAGTAATTTTTTGATTAATAACCAAGTATACGACTAGTTCCGGGAATACATCAGCAAAGTTCACAATTCTTCTCGACGCGTTTAAGGACAAACTCGAAGAATTTTACGCTGTCGGTGATGATAATCATAATTGCAgtagtttttgttttcttgaaggATAAGCTACTCCAACTAATTAGTAGAGCATTGAGAAGAGGTCTTATGGATAAGGACTAGCTAGAAGGAAAGTGATTCTCATatgcaaaaccaaattttaaaaaaaaattaagataaaAGCATTGTCGAAAATGATTCTTTGACAGAGTTATGATTTTTGTATGGATTCAAATCAAAACAACTCACTCACTGATACTAATAATTTTGAGACCTTTGTTTGAAGAAACAGCGGCTTTAAATAAATATTTGTTGTTGGAGCTTCTACtttatgatttttcttctttaagcttaGTTGGATTCCTAGCAAAAAGACAATGCGTTGCCACTGTTTTTATAGTTTCTTGGAAAATCTATACAATTGAGAATTGGTTATTATTACTACAAGAGTTGGTTAGTGTTGATAAGATGGAATTATAAAGTTCAATGGTTTGGTCTAGTTTGAGTGAAATGTCTTGAACAAAATTTTCCTTGGCAAGTTAATTTTGGTTGGGTCTTTCGTTACCTCTTTCGCTCTCACATGAACAAAACTCCAAATATTCAACTAGAAAAGCATTAAACATTTAGCAATAGTAACTTTTCCTAGGCATTTATATCGTATCCTGCCTGCTTAACGTGCATCTTATAACCCCATCCAGGAGGTGAGACTTTGAAGCCCGGCACGCGTTGGTAAGTTACTAGACGGTAACTAGTTTGTCCCGAAAAAGAACTGAAAAGTACTCATGAACTGAAAATTCCGATAAGCCTGCTACCAGAAAATCTATTCTTAAATCCAAAATATCATGTGATCTAAACTCTGAATTGGCTCAGGAAAAATATTTTGCGTCACAAAATTCGTTCAGTGATCCAataatctaatgatttagaatgTCTCATGAACCAAAATCTTCTTAACGGCACTCTGCATCAAATCCAAAATATATAAATTAAAATTTGAGTTATCTTGCCAACATAACTCAAAATATATAAGCTAAAATTTGCATTGTGACCAGGTAATTTGTCTcatgataaataaataaataaataaataaatgttacGTTATGTTACATTAGCTTTGCCTTGCATTGAATTGTTATGACTTGATATAAAATTTTCATCTATAGCTACTCATtgaaagaaattgaagaaaaaattatgTAACCTATGTTTCAGTTGAGAATAACCTAATTAagttttttcataaattttggatAAGCACCCAATTAATTTCTCACACATTTATACCAAAAACACTTGAAACCTAAAATCAGCCATTTGGGCTATGACATATGGCACCATCCGACAGACCAACAGAAAAAGTAATATAAATTAATTGTTCAATTATTACTAATGATTAATACTACTAAGAGCAACTCCAATGGAACCCAAACCAGTAGATTTGCCCATTATACACCTACAGTGGAGTCGACAAACCATTACAACGGATGGACCTCTAAGTCAGAGGTTTGTTCATAGCGTCTCAGTCATAGTCGATTGACTCAATCTGAGACAATCGTTTCTAACAGCACTGACTGGCTCATATTGAGTCGAGCATCGGTTCTAGAAGAGACGACCGACTAAGATTGAGTTGACAACGACTTGTCTAAAATCTTACAAAATTGAATTGATTTCAActccaaaatcacaccttctactCCTACAAATTCTTCATAATTTCACTTCAATCTTCATCGTTCAATCTCAAAATCTTTCAATCTCAAAAAACAGCTATTAGAGTTCGTGGTCCTAAGTTTTCTCTGGAAGAAGATTCAGCGATTTGCACAACTTATGTTTTTCAAACAAGAAATAATATCCACGGTACGAATTTTATGCAAATAACTTTCTGGCAACAAGTTTTTGCAATGTTGTTCACTGCAAAAACAAAAAACCTGAGAAACCGTGATATTACTGGAATATCTTCTTGTTTTCAAGCAATTAGTCATGTTATCAACCAATTTCTTGGTATGGTAATGCAAGTTAACCGAAATAGTAACGGTGAAAATGAAGATGAATTGATCCAAAGAGTTGTAACGACGTGGCAGGAAATTAATGGGAGACCTTTTCAGTTTGTAGGTTGTTTCAATAACCTTAGAAGTCATCACAGGTTCGACCCATTCTGACTTTTAGATGCTCCACCAGCCGCTCCATGAAGGAGGCTCTATTACCTTGTTTTTATGATCTAGTAATTAAGTCTAATGTAACGTTTAATGAAAGATAATGTGAGACTAATTAGTTAATGAAATCTAATTAAGTCCATCGATACCACTTTCTGAGTTGATGCCCTGGCATacatttaagtaattttccaaacaaGCATTCACCATCTTTTTTTCCATCAAATTGAGGATGGTAGGATGTACTTAAATTTAAATTGGTATCAAATATTTAAAGAGATCTTGCCAAAAGTTGATGGTGAAGATTTTATCTATCTATGAAATACTTGATGAAGGAAGTCCATGCAGTTTAAACACTTGATTCATAAGAAAAAAATTGCCACAATTGTTGTCGTCTAAGGATGACGCAACCCAACAAAATGATTATACTTAGTTAACCTATACACCACCAGTAAGATCGCACTTCTTCTTTCA
This portion of the Papaver somniferum cultivar HN1 chromosome 11, ASM357369v1, whole genome shotgun sequence genome encodes:
- the LOC113323463 gene encoding IQ domain-containing protein IQM2-like isoform X2 encodes the protein MGISFSCPGADYDVLNEGFDGVIVRSISFHGDDVKTALRSVSFNGRDSKPTILKSVGSGKMIFEGSVSLKSNDMDTMISLKSSSSDIENNVLIKPVMKDVSIPFSKSDSLTTNKISWSPELDSGNPKHEAALKLQKVYKSFRTRRKLADCAVLVEQGWWKLLDFAELKRSSVSFFEDEQHETAISRWSRARTRAAKVGKGLSKDDKAQKLALQHWLEAIDPRHRYGHNLHFYYVTWLRCDSRQPFFYWLDIGDGREINLVDKCPRSRLQQQCIKYLGPIERKNYEVIVGDGKFMYKQSGELLNTSEASDDAKWIFVLSTSKNLYVGQKKKGTFQHSSFLAGGATSAAGRLVVENGILKAVWPHSGHYRPTEQNFQEFVSFLTEHNVDLTDVKRISTDEDESIKTSQHGNISLRSNSSEEDLTKTEEETNSDESNEEEKTESDKQETDTEPHKPKSKRSQRFSEKLTTLEIPNRVNLFVASEISLSRRSCNRFSMGSPLVGYETADESLEDDDEDYAVPTRKLIESDEEGEEPQEQEQEQKEVIPKKSILRRINSKKELHSYQLGKQLSFKWTTGAGPRIGCVRDYPSGLQFRALEHVNLSPRPGGKSSLSSPKPSTPTIFWRDAMTTPTTTTPPVTPTISNFR
- the LOC113323463 gene encoding IQ domain-containing protein IQM2-like isoform X1 — protein: MALGYCYPVYGIGRSFLIYLSTARTPLWSNKQGFDGVIVRSISFHGDDVKTALRSVSFNGRDSKPTILKSVGSGKMIFEGSVSLKSNDMDTMISLKSSSSDIENNVLIKPVMKDVSIPFSKSDSLTTNKISWSPELDSGNPKHEAALKLQKVYKSFRTRRKLADCAVLVEQGWWKLLDFAELKRSSVSFFEDEQHETAISRWSRARTRAAKVGKGLSKDDKAQKLALQHWLEAIDPRHRYGHNLHFYYVTWLRCDSRQPFFYWLDIGDGREINLVDKCPRSRLQQQCIKYLGPIERKNYEVIVGDGKFMYKQSGELLNTSEASDDAKWIFVLSTSKNLYVGQKKKGTFQHSSFLAGGATSAAGRLVVENGILKAVWPHSGHYRPTEQNFQEFVSFLTEHNVDLTDVKRISTDEDESIKTSQHGNISLRSNSSEEDLTKTEEETNSDESNEEEKTESDKQETDTEPHKPKSKRSQRFSEKLTTLEIPNRVNLFVASEISLSRRSCNRFSMGSPLVGYETADESLEDDDEDYAVPTRKLIESDEEGEEPQEQEQEQKEVIPKKSILRRINSKKELHSYQLGKQLSFKWTTGAGPRIGCVRDYPSGLQFRALEHVNLSPRPGGKSSLSSPKPSTPTIFWRDAMTTPTTTTPPVTPTISNFR